A genomic region of Polypterus senegalus isolate Bchr_013 unplaced genomic scaffold, ASM1683550v1 scaffold_5393, whole genome shotgun sequence contains the following coding sequences:
- the LOC120519791 gene encoding MORC family CW-type zinc finger protein 4-like isoform X1 produces MFQASSYKQDDSEELLETSKHSTVMSEMESSTKMESPKSLTLNSKKRKTVSSNAGYSKRPKSTICADQYTRKGQAQDSYGEEGDEDMSEEHDEDVDDDVIFTQEKKAKSTLRKIKNEFSQDSENSKNTDTIYDQRLHEDSPLHNSEIRVSESICSTTQTNILPVVKKKDSEIKGEMEENNNLVDNMDEDDFNLITSVPLQSAENVAMSERITELENEANGLRRMLGGPVILNMSKESLTKENLPSSMEELEISYHEVSQERDLLSQSLKEAATTLKSISAERDKYKLKVTQLELERTQLQEECNKSQQQLILLQSQSTVNSEQVCMCSKKNKNIHYSTFEPLNTELERLRVEKQNLENQVKQLDHRLKRSKETLDKATSTQSVSTEGMPLGQVHRLRENVALLLSSVLPHLDLQDINYDTGDIDHILEQVLEANKI; encoded by the exons atgtttcaggCTAGTTCATATAAGCAGGACGATTCGGAAGAGCTGTTGGAAACATCAAAGCACAGCACTGTAATGAGTGAAATGGAATCTTCAACCAAAATGGAGAGTCCAAAGTCCTTAACACTTAACAG caagaaaagaaaaacggtTTCCAGTAATGCTGGCTATAGCAAGAGGCCCAAATCTACAATATGTGCTGACCAATATACAAGAAAAGGCCAAGCTCAAGACTCGTATGGTGAAGAGGGTGATGAGGACATGTCTGAGGAGCATGATGAAGATGTTGATGATGATGTAATCTTTACccaagaaaaaaaggcaaagtccaccttaagaaaaattaaaaatgagttttcCCAAGATTCTGAAAATTCCAAGAATACAGATACTATTTATGACCAAAGATTGCATGAAGATAGCCCTCTGCACAACTCAGAAATCAGAGTATCAGAATCAATTTGCTCTACGACACAGACAAATATACTTcctgttgtaaagaaaaaagacAGTGAAATTAAAGGAGAGAtggaagaaaataataatttagtaGACAACATGGATGAGGATGACTTCAACCTTATTACCAGTGTTCCATTACAGTCTGCAGAAAATGTTGCTATGTCCGAAAGAATCACTGAGTTGGAGAATGAAGCTAATGGATTACGAAGGATGCTGGGTGGTcctgttattttaaatatgagCAAAGAGAGCTTGACAAAGGAAAACCTACCGTCTAGCATGGAGGAGTTAGAGATCTCCTACCACGAGGTTAGCCAAGAAAGAGATCTTTTAAGCCAGAGCCTGAAGGAAGCTGCTACTACGTTAAAGTCCATCTCAGCAGAAAGAGACAAGTACAAGCTCAAG GTCACTCAGCTTGAGCTGGAGAGAACACAACTGCAAGAAGAGTGTAACAAGAGCCAACAACAGTTAATTCTGCTGCAGTCACAATCCACTGTGAACAGCGAGCAAGTCTGCATGTGtagcaaaaagaataaaaatattcacTATAGCACATTTGAACCTCTGAATACAGAGTTAGAGAGACTTCGAGTTGAAAAACAAAACTTAGAAAACCAGGTGAAACAGCTAGATCACAGGCTGAAGAGATCAAAAGAGACTCTGGACAAAGCTACCAGCACGCAATCTGTTTCAACAGAAGG TATGCCCCTGGGACAAGTACATAGACTGAGGGAGAATGTGGCTCTTCTGCTTTCTTCAGTGCTGCCTCACTTGGACCTTCAGGATATCAACTACGACACAGGGGACATTGACCACATTCTGGAGCAGGTTCTTGAAGCCAACAAAATCTGA
- the LOC120519791 gene encoding MORC family CW-type zinc finger protein 4-like isoform X2 — protein MSEMESSTKMESPKSLTLNSKKRKTVSSNAGYSKRPKSTICADQYTRKGQAQDSYGEEGDEDMSEEHDEDVDDDVIFTQEKKAKSTLRKIKNEFSQDSENSKNTDTIYDQRLHEDSPLHNSEIRVSESICSTTQTNILPVVKKKDSEIKGEMEENNNLVDNMDEDDFNLITSVPLQSAENVAMSERITELENEANGLRRMLGGPVILNMSKESLTKENLPSSMEELEISYHEVSQERDLLSQSLKEAATTLKSISAERDKYKLKVTQLELERTQLQEECNKSQQQLILLQSQSTVNSEQVCMCSKKNKNIHYSTFEPLNTELERLRVEKQNLENQVKQLDHRLKRSKETLDKATSTQSVSTEGMPLGQVHRLRENVALLLSSVLPHLDLQDINYDTGDIDHILEQVLEANKI, from the exons ATGAGTGAAATGGAATCTTCAACCAAAATGGAGAGTCCAAAGTCCTTAACACTTAACAG caagaaaagaaaaacggtTTCCAGTAATGCTGGCTATAGCAAGAGGCCCAAATCTACAATATGTGCTGACCAATATACAAGAAAAGGCCAAGCTCAAGACTCGTATGGTGAAGAGGGTGATGAGGACATGTCTGAGGAGCATGATGAAGATGTTGATGATGATGTAATCTTTACccaagaaaaaaaggcaaagtccaccttaagaaaaattaaaaatgagttttcCCAAGATTCTGAAAATTCCAAGAATACAGATACTATTTATGACCAAAGATTGCATGAAGATAGCCCTCTGCACAACTCAGAAATCAGAGTATCAGAATCAATTTGCTCTACGACACAGACAAATATACTTcctgttgtaaagaaaaaagacAGTGAAATTAAAGGAGAGAtggaagaaaataataatttagtaGACAACATGGATGAGGATGACTTCAACCTTATTACCAGTGTTCCATTACAGTCTGCAGAAAATGTTGCTATGTCCGAAAGAATCACTGAGTTGGAGAATGAAGCTAATGGATTACGAAGGATGCTGGGTGGTcctgttattttaaatatgagCAAAGAGAGCTTGACAAAGGAAAACCTACCGTCTAGCATGGAGGAGTTAGAGATCTCCTACCACGAGGTTAGCCAAGAAAGAGATCTTTTAAGCCAGAGCCTGAAGGAAGCTGCTACTACGTTAAAGTCCATCTCAGCAGAAAGAGACAAGTACAAGCTCAAG GTCACTCAGCTTGAGCTGGAGAGAACACAACTGCAAGAAGAGTGTAACAAGAGCCAACAACAGTTAATTCTGCTGCAGTCACAATCCACTGTGAACAGCGAGCAAGTCTGCATGTGtagcaaaaagaataaaaatattcacTATAGCACATTTGAACCTCTGAATACAGAGTTAGAGAGACTTCGAGTTGAAAAACAAAACTTAGAAAACCAGGTGAAACAGCTAGATCACAGGCTGAAGAGATCAAAAGAGACTCTGGACAAAGCTACCAGCACGCAATCTGTTTCAACAGAAGG TATGCCCCTGGGACAAGTACATAGACTGAGGGAGAATGTGGCTCTTCTGCTTTCTTCAGTGCTGCCTCACTTGGACCTTCAGGATATCAACTACGACACAGGGGACATTGACCACATTCTGGAGCAGGTTCTTGAAGCCAACAAAATCTGA